In Fundulus heteroclitus isolate FHET01 chromosome 8, MU-UCD_Fhet_4.1, whole genome shotgun sequence, a genomic segment contains:
- the LOC118563924 gene encoding actin-related protein 2/3 complex subunit 3-A has translation MPAYHSSLMVPETRLVGNMALLPIKTQFKGPARGDGGDSDIIDEAIYYFKANVFFKNYEIKNEADRTLIYVTLYISECLKKLQKCSSRSQGEKEMYTLGITNFPIPGEPGFPLNAMYAKPANKQEDETMRSYLQQLRQETGLRLCDRVFDPQTDKPSKWWLCFVKKQFMNKSLSAPGQ, from the exons ATGCCG gctTATCACTCAAGCTTGATGGTCCCTGAAACCAGGCTGGTGGGGAACATGGCCCTGCTCCCCATCAAAACACAGTTCAAAGGACCAGCAAGAGGAGATG gtGGAGATTCTGACATCATCGATGAAGCAATCTACTACTTCAAGGCcaatgttttctttaagaatTATGAAATCAAG aaCGAGGCTGACAGGACACTGATCTATGTTACACTCTACATTTCTGAATGCCTGAAAAAGCTACAGAAG TGCAGCTCCAGGAGCCAAGGAGAGAAGGAGATGTACACTCTGGGCATCACAAACTTTCCCATTCCTGGAGAACCTGGCTTCCctcttaatgctatgtatgccAAGCCCGCAAACAAGCAAGAGGACG aGACTATGAGGTCGTACCTGCAGCAGCTTCGCCAGGAGACTGGTTTAAGGCTATGTGATCGTGTGTTTGACCCGCAAACAGACAAACCCAGCAAG tgGTGGCTGTGCTTTGTGAAGAAGCAGTTCATGAACAAAagtctctctgctcctggacaGTGA
- the gpn3 gene encoding GPN-loop GTPase 3: MPRYAQLVMGPAGSGKSTYCSTMVQHAESLNRSVQVVNLDPAAEYFSYPVMADIRELIQVDDVMEDDSLRFGPNGGLVFCMEYFANNFDWLAESLGHVEDDYVLFDCPGQIELYTHLPVMRQLVEQLQQWEFRVCGVFLVDSQFMVESFKFISGVMAALSAMVSLEIPQVNIMTKMDLLGPKAKKEIEKYLDPDMYSMMEDNSGTFRSKKFKKLTKAICGLIDDYSMVRFLPFDRTDEEGINIVLQHIDFSIQYGEDLEVKEPKEVDEEQSNLNYDEIFQDKVSS; the protein is encoded by the exons ATGCCTCGATATGCGCAGTTAGTTATGGGTCCAGCTGGAAGTGGCAAG AGTACCTACTGCTCCACCATGGTTCAACATGCAGAGTCCTTAAACCGCTCAGTTCAGGTGGTCAACCTGGACCCAGCTGCTGAGTATTTTAGTTACCCCGTGATGGCAG ACATCCGTGAACTCATCCAGGTGGATGACGTGATGGAGGATGACTCTCTGAGGTTTGGCCCAAACGGAGGCCTGGTCTTCTGCATGGAGTACTTTGCCAACAACTTCGACTGGCTGGCGGAGAGCCTGGGCCACGTAGAAGATGACTACGTATTGTTCGATTGTCCAG GTCAGATTGAACTTTACACACACCTCCCTGTGATGAGGCAGCTGGTGGAGCAGCTCCAGCAGTGGGAGTTTCGGGTTTGCGGGGTCTTTTTAGTAGACTCCCAGTTTATGGTCGAATCTTTTAAG TTCATCTCCGGGGTTATGGCTGCACTGAGTGCCATGGTGTCATTAGAAATTCCTCAAGTAAACATCATGACCAAAATGGATCTGCTTGGGCCAAAAGCCAAGAAGGAAATTGAAAA GTACTTGGACCCAGACATGTACTCCATGATGGAAGATAACTCTGGGACTTTCAGAAGCAAAAAGTTCAAGAAGCTAACCAAAGCAATTTGTGGTTTG ATAGATGACTACAGCATGGTAAGATTCCTGCCTTTTGACCGCACAGATGAGGAGGGAATTAATATAGTCCTGCAGCACATCGACTTCTCCATACAGTATGGAGAAGACCTGGAGGTTAAGGAACCTAag GAGGTTGATGAAGAGCAGTCCAACCTAAATTatgatgaaatatttcaagACAAAGTCAGCAGCTGA